From Clarias gariepinus isolate MV-2021 ecotype Netherlands chromosome 2, CGAR_prim_01v2, whole genome shotgun sequence, one genomic window encodes:
- the rpl7l1 gene encoding 60S ribosomal protein L7-like 1: MAESETNKVIKLVPENLLKKRKAYQAIKATQAKQALLEKRKTKKGRGLKFKRLEEFQRCSWRKKRDEVRLMRAQRRPPPALPPSKNSLVFAVRVREIKGISPRVRKTIQMLRLRKIFSGIFIKVSKTSMNMLRVVEPYVAWGFPNLKSVRELILKRGQGRVDKRRIPLTDNAIIEQYLGQHGIICLEDLIHEIYSTGKNFKVVNRFLWPFHLSVPRHSARDKVGLLKEMGEPGPRADDINRVIRKFN; this comes from the exons ATGGCGGAGTCCGA GACGAACAAAGTCATTAAGTTGGTCCCTGAGAACCTccttaagaaaagaaaagcgtACCAAGCCATTAAAGCGACCCAGGCCAAGCAAGCTTTGCTCGAGAAAAGAAAG ACAAAGAAGGGACGTGGGCTGAAGTTCAAGCGTCTGGAGGAGTTTCAGAGGTGCAGCTGGAGGAAGAAGCGCGATGAAGTGCGTTTGATGCGAGCTCAGCGCAGACCTCCTCCTGCTCTCCCTCCATCCAAGAACAGCCTGGTTTTTGCTGTACGCGTTCGAGA GATCAAAGGCATAAGTCCGAGAGTGAGGAAGACCATCCAGATGTTGAGGCTGCGCAAGATCTTCAGTGGGATCTTTATTAAAGTCAGCAAGACGTCAATGAACATGCTGCGAGTGGTCGAGCCCTACGTTGCTTGGGG GTTTCCTAATTTGAAGTCTGTTCGTGAGCTCATCTTGAAACGAGGCCAGGGAAGGGTGGATAAGAGACGGATTCCTCTGACAGACAACGCCATCATCGAGCAGTATTTAG GCCAGCACGGCATCATTTGTCTGGAGGACCTCATCCATGAGATCTACTCGACTGGAAAGAACTTCAAGGTGGTGAACAGGTTTCTCTGGCCGTTTCATTTGTCTGTTCCACGGCACTCAGCCAGAGATAAAGTCGGCCTTCTAAAAGAAATGGGAGAGCCGGGACCTCGCGCTGATGACATCAACAGAGTCATCAGGAAGTTTAACTGA